A region of Mycolicibacterium brumae DNA encodes the following proteins:
- the rpmB gene encoding 50S ribosomal protein L28, producing the protein MSAHCQVTGRKPGFGNTVSHSHRRTRRRWDPNIQTKTYFVPSEGRRVKLRVSAKGIKVIDRDGIDAVVARLRRDGQRI; encoded by the coding sequence ATGTCCGCGCATTGCCAGGTGACCGGGCGCAAGCCAGGATTCGGGAACACGGTGTCGCACTCGCACCGCCGGACCCGCCGCCGCTGGGACCCGAACATCCAGACCAAGACCTACTTCGTGCCCTCGGAAGGCCGGCGGGTGAAGCTGCGGGTCAGCGCCAAGGGCATCAAGGTCATCGACCGCGACGGCATCGACGCCGTGGTCGCGCGCCTGCGTCGTGACGGGCAGCGGATCTGA
- a CDS encoding type B 50S ribosomal protein L31 → MKPGIHPDYHPVVFQDANTGKQFLTRSTITSSRTVEWDTPDGPRSYPLVVVDVTSDSHPVWTGQRRVMDTAGRVEKFNRRYGRVTPTAVDGDAEQPATARRPV, encoded by the coding sequence ATGAAACCCGGCATTCACCCCGACTACCACCCGGTGGTGTTCCAGGACGCCAACACCGGAAAGCAGTTCCTCACCCGGTCCACCATCACCAGCTCGCGGACGGTGGAATGGGACACCCCCGACGGGCCGCGCAGCTACCCGCTGGTGGTGGTCGACGTGACCAGCGATTCGCACCCGGTGTGGACGGGCCAGCGCCGCGTCATGGACACCGCGGGCCGAGTGGAGAAGTTCAACCGCCGGTACGGGCGCGTCACCCCCACCGCTGTGGACGGCGACGCTGAGCAGCCCGCCACAGCGCGTCGGCCAGTTTGA
- the mrf gene encoding ribosome hibernation factor-recruiting GTPase MRF: MRTPVVLVSGQGDSDAVVAELLRRPGTLSVRHHFDGHVVHRATTTVRGGVQTRAHNVLELAHGCANCTIRDDLLVLLRRLHRREDVTRIVIHLQDWLEPEPICWAIRHVRVCGLPGFIDGPAARDVVIDAVVGCLDDDWLPQALGDEELPDGRTIAQVVVGQAEFADVLLTPTLDPDTHAVLRRLAPRSVVMGEPSEIEVSLAQLPRAARRGASDVPTEPLLAGQPPLEPTGAVMLLEFQARRPFHPGRLHAAVDLLLDGVVRTRGRAWLASDNDELMWLETAGGGCRASSGGRWLAAMTDSEAAYVSPERRLLADLIWHPTHGDRHTCLTALVCGADPTEIHDALTGALLTDNEMRAPAQWARYPDPFDDWRDEIVESESEQLVVSSDEGERR; encoded by the coding sequence ATGCGGACCCCGGTAGTGCTCGTCAGCGGCCAGGGCGACAGCGACGCCGTCGTCGCGGAGTTGCTGCGCCGACCCGGCACCCTGTCGGTGCGGCACCACTTCGACGGGCACGTCGTGCACCGGGCCACCACCACCGTCCGCGGCGGCGTGCAGACCCGCGCCCACAATGTGCTGGAGCTGGCGCACGGCTGCGCCAACTGCACCATCCGCGACGATCTGCTGGTGCTGCTGCGCCGCCTGCACCGGCGTGAGGATGTCACCCGCATCGTCATCCACCTGCAGGACTGGCTGGAGCCGGAGCCGATCTGCTGGGCGATCCGGCACGTCCGCGTCTGCGGCCTGCCCGGCTTCATCGACGGCCCGGCGGCCCGCGACGTGGTCATCGACGCCGTCGTCGGCTGCCTGGACGACGACTGGCTGCCCCAGGCGCTCGGCGACGAGGAACTCCCCGACGGCCGCACCATCGCCCAGGTGGTGGTCGGCCAGGCCGAGTTCGCCGATGTGCTGCTCACCCCAACCCTCGACCCGGACACCCACGCGGTACTGCGCCGGCTGGCGCCGCGGTCGGTGGTCATGGGCGAACCGTCGGAGATCGAGGTGAGCCTGGCCCAGCTGCCGCGGGCGGCCCGACGCGGCGCCAGCGACGTCCCCACCGAGCCGCTGCTGGCCGGCCAACCGCCGCTGGAGCCGACCGGCGCGGTGATGCTGCTGGAGTTCCAGGCCCGTCGGCCGTTCCACCCGGGACGGCTCCATGCCGCGGTCGACCTGCTGCTCGACGGGGTGGTGCGCACCCGCGGCCGGGCCTGGTTGGCCAGCGACAACGACGAGCTGATGTGGTTGGAGACCGCCGGCGGCGGGTGCCGGGCGTCCTCGGGCGGGCGGTGGCTGGCGGCGATGACCGACTCCGAGGCCGCCTACGTCAGTCCGGAACGACGGCTGCTGGCCGACCTGATCTGGCATCCCACGCACGGCGACCGGCACACCTGCCTGACCGCGCTGGTCTGCGGCGCAGACCCGACCGAGATTCACGACGCGCTGACCGGGGCGCTGCTCACCGACAACGAGATGCGCGCGCCCGCGCAGTGGGCCCGCTACCCGGACCCGTTCGACGACTGGCGCGACGAGATCGTCGAATCCGAATCCGAGCAATTGGTTGTCAGCAGCGACGAAGGAGAACGACGATGA
- the rpmG gene encoding 50S ribosomal protein L33, whose protein sequence is MARATDTRPVVKLRSTAGTGYTYVTRKNRRNDPDRLVLRKYDPIARKHVDFREER, encoded by the coding sequence ATGGCGCGCGCCACCGACACCCGGCCCGTGGTCAAGCTTCGCTCCACCGCGGGCACCGGTTACACCTACGTCACCCGTAAGAACCGTCGCAATGACCCCGACCGCCTGGTGTTGCGCAAGTACGACCCGATCGCGCGCAAGCACGTCGACTTCCGGGAGGAACGCTGA